From Microbacterium sp. LWH11-1.2, one genomic window encodes:
- a CDS encoding LacI family DNA-binding transcriptional regulator, with protein sequence MAVSVREVAAAAGVSVGTVSNVLNRPDKVAEGTVQRVRDAIEKLGFVRNDAARQLRAGRSRSIGLIVLDAGNPFFADVARGAEARADEDHLSVLLGNSDEDAARENGYLDLFREQRVNGVLITPSSDDVAGIRRLADAGTPVVLVDHEIPGSGFCSVSVDDVEGGYLATRHLLDIGRRRIAFLAGPGSLTQVANRLAGARRAVAEVPEAELEVIEVPALTVLHGREAGESIVARAGAHRPDAVFAANDLLAVGLLQALTILGSVRVPEEIALIGYDDIDFASATVVPLTSIRQPARLIGQTAVDLLLRSIDDPDGEYERNVRFRPELVVRASTAG encoded by the coding sequence TTGGCAGTGAGCGTGCGCGAGGTGGCCGCGGCCGCCGGCGTCTCCGTCGGCACCGTCTCCAACGTCCTGAACCGGCCGGACAAGGTCGCCGAGGGCACCGTACAGCGCGTGCGCGACGCGATCGAGAAGCTCGGCTTCGTGCGCAACGACGCTGCGCGTCAGCTGCGCGCCGGTCGCAGCCGGAGCATCGGGCTCATCGTGCTCGACGCGGGCAACCCGTTCTTCGCCGACGTCGCCCGCGGCGCCGAGGCTCGCGCGGACGAGGACCACCTCTCGGTCCTGCTCGGCAACAGCGACGAGGATGCCGCGCGGGAGAACGGCTACCTCGATCTCTTCCGCGAGCAGCGGGTGAACGGGGTACTGATCACGCCGTCCTCCGACGATGTCGCCGGGATCCGGAGGCTCGCCGATGCCGGCACCCCGGTGGTCCTGGTCGACCACGAGATCCCCGGGAGCGGGTTCTGCTCCGTCTCCGTCGACGACGTCGAGGGCGGGTACCTGGCCACGAGGCATCTGCTCGACATCGGCCGCCGACGCATCGCCTTCCTCGCCGGCCCCGGTTCGCTCACCCAAGTCGCCAACCGTCTCGCGGGCGCGCGCCGGGCGGTCGCCGAGGTGCCCGAGGCCGAGCTCGAGGTGATCGAGGTTCCGGCGCTGACCGTCCTGCACGGACGGGAGGCCGGCGAGTCGATCGTCGCGAGGGCCGGGGCCCACCGTCCCGACGCGGTGTTCGCGGCGAACGACCTCCTCGCGGTGGGGCTGCTGCAGGCGCTCACGATCCTCGGGAGCGTGCGCGTGCCCGAGGAGATCGCGCTGATCGGCTACGACGACATCGACTTCGCGTCGGCCACGGTCGTGCCGCTGACGTCGATCCGGCAGCCGGCGCGGCTCATCGGACAGACGGCGGTCGATCTCCTGCTGCGGTCGATCGACGATCCCGATGGCGAGTACGAGCGAAACGTGCGATTCCGCCCCGAGCTCGTCGTGCGCGCCTCGACCGCCGGCTGA
- a CDS encoding family 78 glycoside hydrolase catalytic domain, with protein MTLTVARVDVDAPYRSDAVAVAAPAISWATEASVPGWTQDAAELELTGDGVQTHVVSGRESVRIRWPFRPLRPREEVQLRVRVTGADGAVSEWSAPRRIVAGFLAGGEWQAKSVGVAAPASSAEPAELRRVVALDGDVRRATLYATAVGVYQVSINGVDVDDQLLKPGWTPFQARTVHETTDVTGLLSAGENTIAVRLAGAWATERYGFRDEAATVYGDQPRFAAQLVIEYADGRTETIVTDADWQSAPGPITASGLYAGEEHDARLAASAWAPVAVVEDVPVPGARVSPFVRRIEELPVVEVITTPSGRTVVDFGQNLVGRLRIRVDGEAGQVVTLRHAEVLEHGELGTRPLRAAAATDRYTLAGGGVEVWEPEFTFHGFRYAEIDGWPGAFDPSDVTAVVIHSDMERTGWFDTSHPLVRRLHENVVWGLRGNFLSVPTDCPQRDERLGWTGDIQVFTPTASFLYDVRGFLDSWLRDLAIDQVDGVVPFVVPNVLGPAQPAAAWGDAATVVPWVLHERFDDLETLERQYDSMKGWTDAVVGLSGERRLWEGMFQFGDWLDPDAPPERPADAKTSADIVATAYVFRSADLTARTAALLGRDDDAAEYARIAEEVRLAFLEAYVSAEGRMTSDAQTAYSLAIVFDIVDPGRRQALGDRLAELTAQGDHRIGTGFVGTPIIADALTRTGHIDVAQRLLTQTENPSWLYPVTMGATTIWERWDSMLPDGTINPGEMTSFNHYALGAIADWLHRTLAGLAPAEPGYARLAIEPHPLDGFDFAEAVHLTPYGEARVRWERSDGGVVIDAQVPANTEADVVLPDGRRHVVGSGSHRWVSTAVSARRAEDKE; from the coding sequence ATGACTCTGACAGTGGCGCGCGTCGACGTGGACGCGCCGTACCGCAGCGATGCGGTCGCCGTGGCCGCTCCGGCGATCAGCTGGGCGACCGAGGCCTCCGTGCCGGGATGGACGCAGGATGCCGCGGAGCTCGAACTCACCGGCGACGGCGTGCAGACGCACGTCGTCAGCGGACGGGAGTCGGTCCGCATCCGCTGGCCGTTCCGCCCGCTGCGTCCGCGCGAGGAGGTGCAGCTGCGCGTGCGCGTGACCGGTGCCGACGGTGCGGTGTCGGAGTGGAGCGCCCCGCGGCGCATCGTCGCGGGCTTCCTCGCCGGCGGGGAGTGGCAGGCGAAGAGCGTCGGCGTCGCGGCCCCCGCATCCTCGGCGGAGCCGGCCGAGCTGCGACGCGTGGTCGCGCTCGACGGTGACGTGCGTCGCGCCACGCTGTATGCGACGGCGGTCGGCGTCTATCAGGTGTCGATCAACGGCGTCGATGTCGACGACCAGCTGCTGAAGCCGGGATGGACGCCGTTCCAGGCCCGCACGGTGCACGAGACGACCGACGTCACCGGACTGCTCTCTGCGGGCGAGAACACCATCGCGGTGCGACTCGCGGGAGCGTGGGCGACGGAACGCTACGGCTTCCGCGACGAGGCGGCCACGGTCTACGGCGATCAGCCCCGTTTCGCCGCGCAGCTCGTCATCGAATACGCCGACGGGCGCACCGAGACGATCGTGACGGATGCCGACTGGCAGAGCGCCCCCGGCCCGATCACGGCCAGCGGCCTGTATGCCGGGGAGGAGCACGACGCCCGCCTCGCCGCGTCGGCGTGGGCGCCGGTCGCGGTGGTCGAGGACGTGCCGGTGCCGGGCGCCCGCGTCTCGCCGTTCGTCCGGCGGATCGAGGAGCTCCCGGTCGTCGAGGTCATCACGACACCCTCCGGGAGGACGGTGGTGGACTTCGGGCAGAACCTCGTCGGGCGGCTGCGCATCCGGGTCGACGGCGAGGCGGGACAGGTGGTCACCCTGCGGCATGCGGAGGTGCTGGAGCACGGTGAGCTCGGCACGCGTCCGCTGCGCGCCGCCGCCGCCACCGACCGGTACACGCTGGCCGGAGGGGGTGTCGAGGTGTGGGAGCCCGAGTTCACCTTCCACGGATTCCGCTACGCCGAGATCGACGGCTGGCCGGGTGCCTTCGATCCGTCCGACGTCACGGCCGTCGTGATCCACAGCGACATGGAGCGCACCGGGTGGTTCGACACCTCGCATCCGCTCGTCCGACGGCTGCACGAGAACGTCGTGTGGGGTCTTCGCGGCAACTTCCTGTCGGTGCCGACCGACTGCCCGCAGCGTGACGAGCGACTCGGGTGGACCGGCGACATCCAGGTGTTCACGCCCACCGCGAGCTTCCTCTACGACGTACGCGGATTCCTCGACTCCTGGCTGCGTGATCTCGCGATCGACCAGGTCGACGGCGTCGTGCCGTTCGTCGTCCCGAACGTGCTCGGGCCGGCGCAGCCGGCTGCGGCCTGGGGCGACGCCGCGACCGTCGTGCCCTGGGTCCTGCATGAGCGGTTCGACGACCTCGAGACGCTCGAACGGCAGTACGACAGCATGAAGGGCTGGACCGATGCCGTCGTCGGGCTGTCCGGCGAGCGGCGGCTGTGGGAGGGGATGTTCCAGTTCGGGGACTGGCTGGACCCGGATGCTCCGCCGGAGCGGCCGGCAGACGCGAAGACGTCGGCCGACATCGTCGCGACCGCCTACGTGTTCCGCTCCGCCGACCTCACCGCGCGGACGGCCGCGCTGCTCGGCAGAGACGACGACGCGGCGGAGTACGCGCGGATCGCGGAAGAGGTGCGGCTCGCCTTCCTCGAGGCGTACGTCTCGGCAGAGGGGCGGATGACATCCGATGCGCAGACCGCCTACTCCCTCGCCATCGTGTTCGACATCGTGGATCCCGGGCGGCGGCAGGCTCTGGGCGACCGGCTGGCGGAGCTCACCGCGCAGGGTGACCACCGGATCGGCACCGGGTTCGTCGGGACGCCCATCATCGCGGACGCCCTCACCCGCACGGGGCACATCGATGTCGCGCAGCGGCTGCTCACGCAGACCGAGAACCCGTCCTGGCTGTACCCGGTGACGATGGGGGCGACGACGATCTGGGAGCGCTGGGACTCGATGCTGCCGGACGGCACGATCAACCCCGGCGAGATGACCTCGTTCAACCACTACGCGCTCGGGGCGATCGCGGACTGGCTGCACCGCACCCTCGCGGGACTCGCGCCCGCGGAGCCGGGATACGCGCGTCTCGCGATCGAGCCCCATCCGCTGGACGGGTTCGACTTCGCCGAGGCCGTGCACCTGACCCCGTACGGAGAGGCGCGCGTGCGATGGGAGCGTTCCGACGGCGGCGTCGTGATCGACGCGCAGGTTCCGGCGAACACCGAGGCGGATGTCGTGCTGCCGGATGGCCGACGGCACGTCGTCGGCTCCGGGAGTCACCGTTGGGTCTCGACCGCGGTGAGCGCGCGGCGAGCCGAGGACAAGGAGTAG